The Oryza glaberrima chromosome 9, OglaRS2, whole genome shotgun sequence genome includes a window with the following:
- the LOC127784899 gene encoding serine/threonine-protein kinase D6PK-like, which produces MASKAVPDVVTDKKCDKTMAASSEMSQSQEVISRGGKLGTASSRETLLGDVATSSGVKEQDKDSCSVDESVKLDGNEDAEKSSLRGSVKDSSASAKGSDRASSLTKVSGSTKVSDHAADIVGSGKSSVYRASAGSDVSDESTCSSMCSSASKPHKSNDSRWEAIQMVRTKEGSLGLGHFRLLKRLGCGDIGSVYLSELSGTKCYFAMKIMDKASLAGRKKLLRAQTEREILQCLDHPFLPTLYTHFETDKFSCLVMEFCPGGDLHTLRQKQPGKFFPEQAAKFYVAEVLLALEYLHMLGIIYRDLKPENVLVREDGHIMLSDFDLSLRCAVSPTLLKSSNPGVDPNQKGNPSYCVQPVCIEPACIQPSCVTTTTCFAPRFFSSKSKKEKKAKTDIASQVRPLPELVAEPTDARSMSFVGTHEYLAPEIIKGEGHGSAVDWWTFGIFLYELLFGKTPFKGSGNRATLFNVVGQSLRFPESPVVSFAAKDLIRGLLIKEPQHRLAYKRGATEIKQHPFFEGVNWALIRCATPPDIPKPVEIPRSVASTSQKATTTAEKGSDNYLEFDFF; this is translated from the exons ATGGCTTCCAAGGCTGTTCCTGATGTAGTCACCGACAAGAAATGCGATAAAACCATGGCGGCATCCTCTGAAATGTCGCAATCCCAAGAAGTTATTTCGAGAGGGGGTAAACTTGGGACTGCTTCATCCAGAGAGACTCTGCTGGGGGATGTAGCCACGTCCAGTGGGGTGAAAGAACAAGATAAGGATAGCTGTTCTGTTGATGAATCGGTGAAGCTGGATGGCAATGAAGATGCTGAGAAAAGCTCGTTGCGCGGCAGCGTTAAGGATAGCTCGGCTTCTGCCAAAGGCAGCGACAGGGCAAGCAGCCTGACAAAGGTGAGTGGCAGCACGAAGGTGAGCGACCATGCTGCTGACATTGTTGGGAGCGGCAAGAGCAGTGTTTATCGAGCCAGTGCTGGCAGTGATGTGAGTGATGAGAGCACCTGCAGCAGTATGTGCAGCAGCGCGAGCAAACCTCACAAGTCGAATGATTCAAGGTGGGAAGCGATACAGATGGTCCGAACCAAAGAAGGTTCGCTGGGGTTAGGCCATTTCAGGCTACTTAAGAGGCTTGGTTGTGGTGACATTGGCAGTGTTTATTTGTCGGAGCTTAGTGGAACAAAGTGCTACTTCGCTATGAAGATTATGGACAAGGCGTCTCTAGCGGGCCGCAAAAAGCTACTGAGAGCCCAGACTGAAAGGGAGATATTGCAGTGCCTGGACCATCCTTTTCTGCCAACATTGTACACTCATTTTGAGACTGATAAGTTCTCATGCCTAGTAATGGAGTTTTGCCCTGGAGGAGACCTGCACACCCTAAGGCAAAAGCAACCGGGGAAGTTTTTTCCGGAACAAGCTGCCAA GTTTTATGTGGCTGAGGTGCTTCTTGCTCTAGAATACCTGCATATGCTTGGCATCATATATCGGGACCTTAAGCCAGAAAATGTTCTTGTGAGAGAAGATGGCCACATCATGCTGTCTGATTTTGATTTGTCCCTAAGATGTGCTGTGAGCCCTACCCTTCTGAAATCCTCAAACCCTGGGGTAGATCCAAACCAAAAGGGTAATCCATCTTATTGTGTACAACCAGTGTGCATCGAGCCAGCTTGTATCCAACCCTCTTGTGTTACAACGACCACGTGCTTCGCTCCACgctttttctcctccaaatccaaaaaggagaagaaggcaAAAACAGACATTGCAAGTCAGGTCAGACCACTTCCTGAGCTTGTTGCAGAACCTACAGATGCAAGATCGATGTCATTTGTTGGCACCCATGAGTACTTGGCACCTGAGATTATAAAGGGTGAGGGGCATGGAAGTGCTGTCGACTGGTGGACTTTTGGCATATTCTTGTATGAACTTCTTTTTGGCAAGACACCTTTCAAAGGTTCAGGGAATAGAGCAACATTGTTCAATGTTGTCGGACAGTCCCTAAGGTTCCCAGAATCACCTGTTGTGAGTTTTGCTGCAAAGGACCTTATTCGGGGTTTGCTTATTAAGGAACCACAACATCGTTTGGCTTATAAGCGTGGAGCGACAGAAATAAAGCAACATCCCTTTTTTGAAGGTGTTAACTGGGCCTTGATAAGGTGTGCGACTCCTCCAGATATTCCCAAGCCAGTTGAGATCCCTAGGTCAGTAGCCTCAACAAGTCAAAAGGCTACAACAACTGCTGAGAAAGGTTCAGACAATTATCTTGAATTCGATTTCTTTTAG
- the LOC127785023 gene encoding 60S ribosomal protein L17 — translation MVKYSREANNPTKSSKAMGRDLRVHFKNTRETAFAIRKLPLGKAKRYLEDVIAHKQAIPFRRYCGGVGRTAQAKSRHSNGQGRWPAKSARFILDLLKNAESNAEVKGLDVDTLYVSHIQVNQAQKQRRRTYRAHGRINPYMSSPCHIELILSEKEEPVKKEPESQIAARKA, via the exons aTG GTGAAGTACTCGAGGGAGGCGAACAACCCCACCAAGT CCTCCAAGGCCATGGGCCGGGACTTGCGTGTGCACTTCAAG AACACCCGTGAGACAGCTTTTGCTATCAGGAAGTTGCCTCTGGGCAAGGCCAAGAGGTACCTTGAGGATGTGATTGCCCACAAGCAAGCTATCCCCTTCCGTAGGTACTGCGGTGGTGTTGGCCGCACTGCTCAAGCTAAGTCACGCCATTCAAACGGTCAGGGACGCTGGCCTGCCAAGTCTGCTAGATTCATTCTGGATCTTCTTAAGAATGCAGAGAGCAATGCTGAG GTGAAAGGTCTGGATGTTGATACTCTGTATGTGTCCCACATTCAAGTTAACCAGGCCCAGAAGCAGAGGCGCCGTACCTACCGTGCTCATGGACGCATCAACC CTTACATGTCCTCCCCGTGCCACATTGAGCTTATCCTGTCAGAGAAGGAAGAACCAGTGAAGAAAGAG CCCGAGTCTCAGATCGCAGCCAGGAAGGCCTAG
- the LOC127784206 gene encoding uncharacterized protein LOC127784206, translated as MRRAAAAREVGVDVEGGEEDDDSHGEEHGDSGGEGAEMAGLSNAPTPPLNRRPVDNGGRRERRQRRTVAHGRGAAAAQDAGQRVGDDELLRVGRGCCGSPKNATAAPSPPSQPSWGRKQRERWRGRGRGRRRRCAHTTAQRRSTPREAAACGERRTNFICIWNSGLFCVALVAALTCSLGEGVSMEGAKHAPEIANTNRRAPRDINNIIAIGAPHQHMAMSKRGLLDKPAAVDPNKSQAGHRPMTRKFTATLANQPSSAPWQLLMRAILKLLLY; from the exons atgcggcgggcggcggcggcgagggaggttGGAGTGGATGTTGAGGGCGGTGAAGAAGACGATGACAGCCATGGCGAGGAGCACGGCGACAGTGGCGGGGAGGGCGCGGAGATGGCCGGCCTCAGCAACGCGCCGACGCCCCCGCTCAATCGGCGTCCCGTAGacaacggcggccggcgggagaggaggcagcgCCGCACGGTGGCCCatgggagaggagcggcggcggcccaggATGCGGGCCAACGTGTCGGTGACGACGAGCTCCTGCGAGTAGGACGCGGCTGTTGTGGCAGTCCAAAAAACGCTACGGCGGCCCCGTCGCCACCCAGCCAACCGTCGTGGGGGAGGAAGcagagggagaggtggcgggggcgcggacgaggtcggcggcggaggtgcgCACACACGACGGCTCAGCGGCGGTCTACTCCACGGGAGGCCGCAGCCTGCGGCGAGAGGAGGACCAACTTTATCTGCATCTGGAATTCAGGCTTGTTCTGTGTAGCCTTAGTTGCTGCTCTAACATGTAGTTTGGGTGAAGGTGTTTCAATGGAGGGCGCCAAGCATGCGCCCGAGATTGCAAACACCAACAGGAGGGCTCCGCGGGACATCAACAACATCATAGCCATAGGAGCACCTCACCAGCACATGGCTATGAGCAAGAGGGGTTTGCTAGA TAAACCTGCTGCTGTGGATCCCAATAAGAGCCAAGCTGGACACCGTCCTATGACGAG GAAATTTACTGCAACACTGGCAAACCAACCCTCGAGTGCTCCCTGGCAATTACTCATGAGAGCCATATTGAAGTTGTTGCTATATTGA
- the LOC127784660 gene encoding bidirectional sugar transporter SWEET7b: protein MVSPDLIRNVVGIVGNVISFGLFLSPVPTFWRIIKNKNVQDFKADPYLATLLNCTLWVFYGPPIVHPNSILVVTINGIGLVIEAVYLTIFFLFSDKKNKKKMGVVLATEALFMAAVALGVLLGAHTHQRRSLIVGILCVIFGTIMYSSPLTIMSQVMKTKSVEYMPLLLSVVSFLNGLCWTSYTLIHFDIFITIPNGLGVLFALMQLILYAIYYRTTPKKQDKNLELPTVAPVAKDTSIVTPVSKDDDVDGSNASHVTINITIEP from the coding sequence ATGGTGTCCCCGGACTTGATCCGCAACGTGGTGGGCATCGTCGGCAACGTCATCTCCTTTGGCCTCTTCCTCTCGCCGGTGCCCACCTTCTGGCGGATCATCAAGAATAAGAACGTGCAAGACTTCAAGGCAGACCCGTACCTGGCCACGCTGCTCAACTGCACGCTCTGGGTTTTCTATGGTCCTCCCATTGTCCACCCCAACAGCATCCTCGTTGTCACCATCAACGGCATTGGCCTCGTCATCGAGGCCGTCTACctcaccatcttcttcctcttctccgacaagaagaacaagaagaagatgggAGTGGTGCTCGCTACGGAGGCTCTCttcatggcggcggtggcgctcggCGTGCTTTTGGGCGCGCACACCCATCAGAGACGCTCCTTGATCGTCGGCATCCTCTGCGTCATCTTTGGCACCATCATGTACTCCTCACCACTCACCATCATGAGTCAGGTTATGAAGACTAAGAGCGTGGAGTACATGCCATTGCTGTTGTCGGTGGTGAGCTTCCTCAACGGCCTCTGCTGGACGTCATACACGCTCATCCACTTCGACATCTTCATCACCATACCCAATGGTCTTGGCGTGCTCTTTGCTCTCATGCAACTCATCCTCTATGCCATCTACTACCGAACCACACCCAAGAAGCAGGATAAGAACCTTGAGCTGCCAACCGTCGCCCCTGTCGCTAAGGACACCAGCATCGTCACCCCTGTCAGCAAAGACGATGACGTCGATGGCAGCAATGCCAGCCATGTCACCATCAATATCACAATTGAGCCATAA
- the LOC127783979 gene encoding bidirectional sugar transporter SWEET7b-like has protein sequence MVSLDLIHNVVGIVGNVISFGLFLSPVPTFWRIIKNKDVQDFKADPYLATLLNCMLWVFYGLPIVHPNSILVVTINGIGLVIEAVYLTIFFLFSDKKNKKKMGVVLATEALFMAAVALGVLLGAHTHQRRSLIVGILCVIFGTIMYSSPLTIMSQVVKTKSVEYMPLLLSVVSFLNGLCWTSYALIRFDIFITIPNGFGVLFALMQLILYAIYYQTTPKKQDKDLELPTVAPIAKGTSIVAPVSKDDDINGSTASHVTINITIEP, from the coding sequence ATGGTGTCCCTGGACTTGATTCACAACGTGGTGGGCATCGTCGGCAACGTCATCTCCTTTGGCCTCTTCCTCTCGCCGGTGCCCACCTTCTGGCGGATCATCAAGAATAAGGACGTGCAGGACTTCAAAGCGGACCCGTACCTAGCCACGCTGCTCAACTGTATGCTCTGGGTTTTCTATGGTCTCCCCATCGTCCACCCCAACAGCATCCTCGTCGTCACCATCAACGGCATTGGTCTCGTTATCGAGGCCGTCTACctcaccatcttcttcctcttctccgacaagaagaacaagaagaagatgggAGTGGTGCTCGCTACGGAGGCTCTCttcatggcggcggtggcgctcggCGTGCTTTTAGGCGCGCACACCCATCAGAGACGCTCCTTGATCGTCGGCATCCTCTGCGTCATCTTTGGCACCATCATGTACTCCTCACCACTCACCATCATGAGTCAGGTTGTGAAGACTAAGAGCGTGGAGTACATGCCATTGCTATTGTCGGTGGTGAGCTTCCTCAACGGCCTCTGCTGGACGTCATACGCGCTCATCCGCTTCGACATCTTCATCACCATACCCAATGGTTTTGGTGTGCTTTTTGCTCTCATGCAACTCATCCTCTATGCCATCTACTACCAGACCACACCCAAGAAGCAAGATAAGGACCTCGAGCTGCCAACCGTCGCCCCCATCGCCAAGGGCACCAGCATCGTCGCCCCTGTCAGCAAGGACGACGACATCAATGGCAGCACTGCCAGCCATGTCACCATCAATATCACGATTGAGCCATAA